cactgAGGGAAGTTCTggagaaactgaggccagagagagaggagactgagagaggagcccagagactgcaggagcgcaggagagaagtggcagaaaaagcagccggtgagacagagagagtcactgccctgtttagagacatcagggaacagctggaagccctagagaagagactcctgagtgacatctccagccagaaagagaagctctcactcacactcactgatctgatggagcagctggaaataaagaaggacgagctgtccaggaagatccgtcacattgaggagctgtgcaacatggcagatccactcactgtcctacaggaacgggaatcacatggagctgcagataatgaggggggcagagagagacatgatataaaggtccctgctgtaggggatctggatgtggatctgatctcagagacattactcacaaGCTTATCTGCCATTGTGACTGGGGTAAAGGGAAGGATCTATgagcaggaggctacagacctgttactggatataaacacagCTTATAATTActtatctgtatcaggggacaggaaatctgcttcctactcactaaCGCAACaacattacccacaatccccagagagatttcaggattatactcagactttaagcagcaggagtttcccctcagggcgacattactgggaagtggaggacAGTGAATTAGGGGGCTTGatggtaggggtggcctatcccagtatagagaggggaGGGGGTCAGTCCTGTATTGGGcataataacaagtcctggtgtttgcGCAGATGGAATAATAACTATACAGTGAGACATGACAGAAAGGGCATAGATTTACCCCATgtcccttcctgcaggagaatcaggatctcattggactatgacgccagacgtctgtccttttatgagctgagtgagccaatcagacacttacacaccttcactgccacattcactgagcccctccgTGCTGCATTCTGTGTATGGGGGGAAGGTGCCTGGGTGAGAATCATTAGTTAGTTTCCATCCCACTGTCATTTGAACAGGTTAATCAGAGGATGAATTACATCACTTCCTGTACAACAGAACCAACAtgggtggattttcattaagACTAGAGgtggctaagcctccccaaacctgtctgaggaagaagaagagaaaatagATAAGCTGCTCCCTTGTGACTGTTACTGGTAGGATTCTGGGGGGTTTGGGTATAAATCTTCTGTCATTGCTAGACTACATCTCAGGAATAATCAATCCTGCTCACAAACTTCCATGCTGCTGGATTTCCCCTATGGAACGCATTTCCTTCCTGCGAtatcctatgccttctgaatggcacattgggtgcttttaccgtcactcatcgtctAAATGTTCAGTCAAACCTCCGCTCCTTTCCTCCCTTCTCGGCCATCAATCATGCTAACTCCTCCCTCGGCCCTCAGCAATCGGCCTTCAGCCTTCAGCCCGAGGGCCGAAAGCCATGAACCTTTCACTTTAAATGACATTGTCATTGCATTTATACTGTCTTGTTTTTTGGGTTATTgtaatttaaatttgcattaAATGAAC
This is a stretch of genomic DNA from Xenopus laevis strain J_2021 chromosome 6S, Xenopus_laevis_v10.1, whole genome shotgun sequence. It encodes these proteins:
- the LOC108695530 gene encoding E3 ubiquitin-protein ligase TRIM7, producing the protein MAAADLRDELSCSICLSIYTDPVSLPCGHNYCRGCIGTTWDTQEGSGVYSCPECRQEFKERPALPRNRTLGNIAERFPSAQPELGETGIPCTYCVLSPVPAVKSCLLCESSVCETHLRMHSKSAKHVLIEPTMHLGDKKCSVHDEPLKYYCWEESVCVCVSCCLAGEHRGHRVELLSEASEKKKETLREVLEKLRPEREETERGAQRLQERRREVAEKAAGETERVTALFRDIREQLEALEKRLLSDISSQKEKLSLTLTDLMEQLEIKKDELSRKIRHIEELCNMADPLTVLQERESHGAADNEGGRERHDIKVPAVGDLDVDLISETLLTSLSAIVTGVKGRIYEQEATDLLLDINTAYNYLSVSGDRKSASYSLTQQHYPQSPERFQDYTQTLSSRSFPSGRHYWEVEDSELGGLMVGVAYPSIERGGGQSCIGHNNKSWCLRRWNNNYTVRHDRKGIDLPHVPSCRRIRISLDYDARRLSFYELSEPIRHLHTFTATFTEPLRAAFCVWGEGAWVRIIS